From Mustela erminea isolate mMusErm1 chromosome 1, mMusErm1.Pri, whole genome shotgun sequence, a single genomic window includes:
- the SSR3 gene encoding translocon-associated protein subunit gamma: MAPKGGSKQQSEEDLLLQDFSRNLSAKSSALFFGNAFIVSAIPIWLYWRIWHMDLIQSAVLYSVMTLVSTYLVAFAYKNVKFVLKHKVAQKREDAVSKEVTRKLSEADNRKMSRKEKDERILWKKNEVADYEATTFSIFYNNTLFLVLVIVASFFILKNFNPTVNYILSISASSGLIALLSTGSK, translated from the exons ATGGCTCCCAAAGGCGGCTCCAAGCAGCAGTCCGAGGAGGATTTGCTTCTGCAGGATTTCAGCCGCAACCTCTCGGCGAAGTCCTCCGCTCTCTTCTTCGGGAATGCTTTTATCGTGTCCGCCATCCCCATCT GGTTATATTGGCGAATATGGCATATGGATCTTATTCAGTCTGCTGTTCTCTATAGTGTGATGACCCTAGTAAGCACTTATTTGGTAGCCTTTGCatacaaaaatgtgaaatttgttCTCAAACACAA agTAGCACAGAAGAGGGAGGACGCTGTTTCCAAAGAAGTGACTCGAAAACTTTCCGAAGCTGATAACAGAAAGATGTCTCgaaaggaaaaagatgaaag AATCCTGTGGAAGAAGAACGAAGTTGCTGATTATGAAGCGACAACGTTTTCCATCTTCTATAACAACACCCTCTTCCTGGTCTTGGTCATTGTTGCTTCCTTCTTTATACTGAAGAACTTCAACCCTACAGT GAATTATATTTTGTCCATAAGTGCTTCATCAGGCCTCATCGCCCTCCTGTCTACTGGCTCCAAGTAG